The proteins below come from a single Leopardus geoffroyi isolate Oge1 chromosome D3, O.geoffroyi_Oge1_pat1.0, whole genome shotgun sequence genomic window:
- the ZDHHC8 gene encoding palmitoyltransferase ZDHHC8 isoform X4: MPRSPGTRLKPAKYIPVATAAALLVGSSTLFFVFTCPWLTRAVSPAVPVYNGIIFLFVLANFSMATFMDPGVFPRADEDEDKEDDFRAPLYKNVDVRGIQVRMKWCATCHFYRPPRCSHCSVCDNCVEDFDHHCPWVNNCIGRRNYRYFFLFLLSLSAHMVGVVAFGLVYVLNHAEGLGAAHTTITMAVMCVAGLFFIPVIGLTGFHVVLVTRGRTTNEQVTGKFRGGVNPFTRGCYGNVEHVLCSPLAPRYVVEPPRLPLAARLKPPFLRPELLERAAPLKVKLSDNGLKAGLGRSKVPGPDSLTLGEDSIHSLDFASEPSLDLPDYTPGGLHAAYPPSPPLSAADTFSGALRSLSLKAASRRGGDHVALQPLRSEGGPPTPHRSIFAPHALPNRNGSLSYDSLLNPGSPSGHTCPAHPSAGMASYRSPYLHPGAVGDPPRPPPRSFSPVLGPRPREPSPVRYDNLSRTIMASIQERKDREERERLLRSQADSLFGDSGVYDAPSSYSLQQASVLSEGPRGPSLRYGSRDDLVAGPGFGGARNPALQTSLSSLSSAVSRAPRTSSSSLQADLANNNAPGPRPGSGSHRSPVRQGPPSPPSTPRSPSYAGPKAVAFIHTDLPESPPSLAMQRGRIGTCSRGWGRRGQPRVPPGLHLCHLGLPEDRPPLRAPWSPAARAPPRGAMCRLHSAASSLFPGLSGPERDTK; the protein is encoded by the exons ATGCCCCGCAGCCCCGGGACGCGCCTCAAACCCGCCAAGTACATCCCGGTGGCCACGGCCGCCGCGCTGCTGGTGGGCTCCAGCACCCTGTTCTTCGTGTTCAC GTGCCCATGGTTGACTCGAGCTGTGTCCCCAGCTGTTCCCGTCTACAATGGCATCATCTTCCTCTTTGTCCTGGCCAACTTCAGCATGGCCACCTTCATGGACCCTGGCGTCTTCCCCCGAG CGGATGAGGACGAGGATAAGGAGGATGACTTCCGGGCCCCGCTGTACAAGAATGTGGATGTACGGGGCATCCAGGTCCGAATGAAGTGGTGTGCAACCTGCCACTTCTACCGTCCACCTCGCTGTTCCCACTGCAGCGTCTGCGACAACTGCGTAGAG GACTTTGACCACCACTGCCCCTGGGTCAACAACTGCATTGGGCGCCGCAATTACCGTTACTTCTTCCTGTTCCTGCTGTCGCTCAGTGCACACATGGTGGGTGTCGTCGCCTTTGGCCTGGTCTATGTGCTGAACCACGCTGAGGGACTGGGAGCTGCCCACACTACCATCAC CATGGCCGTCATGTGTGTGGCTGGCCTCTTCTTCATCCCTGTCATCGGCCTCACTGGTTTCCATGTGGTGCTAGTCACTCGGGGGCGTACCACCAACGAGCAG GTGACGGGGAAGTTCCGTGGGGGAGTGAACCCCTTCACCCGAGGCTGCTATGGGAATGTGGAGCACGTGCTGTGCAGCCCTCTGGCACCCCG GTACGTGGTGGAGCCTCCCCGGCTGCCGCTGGCTGCTCGCCTGAAGCCTCCCTTCCTTCGGCCTGAGCTCCTGGAGCGAGCTGCCCCACTCAAGGTCAAGCTTAGTGACAACGGGCTGAAGGCTGGCCTGGGCCGCAGCAAG GTCCCGGGCCCTGACTCCCTGACATTAGGGGAGGACAGCATCCACAGCCTGGACTTTGCATCAGAGCCCAGCCTGGACCTCCCCGACTACACGCCCGGAGGCCTGCACGCAGCCTACCCGCCGTCCCCGCCACTCAGTGCTGCTGATACCTTTTCGGGTGCCTTGCGCTCCCTGAGCCTCAAGGCAGCAAGCCGGCGGGGCGGGGACCACGTGGCCCTGCAGCCTCTGCGCTCTGAGGGTgggccccccacaccccaccgcAGCATCTTTGCCCCCCACGCGCTGCCCAACCGCAATGGCAGCTTGTCCTATGACAGTCTGCTTAACCCTGGATCTCCCAGTGGCCACACATGCCCAGCCCACCCCTCGGCTGGCATGGCCAGCTACCGCTCGCCCTACCTGCACCCGGGGGCAGTGGGTGACCCGCCACGACCCCCGCCCCGTAGCTTTAGCCCGGTGCTGGGTCCCCGGCCACGGGAGCCCTCGCCTGTGCGCTATGACAACCTGTCCAGGACCATCATGGCCTCCATCCAGGAGCGCAAGGACAGGGAGGAGCGGGAACGGCTGCTGCGCTCTCAGGCCGACTCGCTCTTTGGCGACTCGGGCGTCTATGATGCGCCCAGTTCCTACAGCCTGCAGCAGGCCAGTGTGCTGTCCGAGGGCCCCCGGGGCCCTTCCCTGCGCTATGGCTCCAGAGATGACCTGGTGGCAGGGCCTGGCTTCGGTGGTGCCCGCAACCCCGCGCTGCAGACTTCACTGTCCTCGCTGTCCAGTGCCGTGAGCCGGGCACCGcggacctcctcctcctccctgcaggcTGACCTGGCCAACAACAACGCCCCTGGGCCTCGGCCTGGCAGCGGCTCGCACAGGTCCCCGGTGCGCCAgggcccaccctccccacccagcacACCCCGCTCACCCTCCTATGCAGGCCCCAAAGCTGTCGCCTTCATCCACACGGACCTCCCGGAGTCGCCACCCTCGCTGGCCATGCAGAG GGGGCGGATCGGCACCTGCAGCCGTGGATGGGGCCGGCGTGGCCAGCCCAGGGTGCCCCCCGGCCTGCACCTATGCCACCTTGGCCTCCCTGAGGACCGCCCGCCGCTGCGGGCACCCTGGAGCCCGGCCGCCAGGGCGCCTCCCCGAGGGGCTATGTGCCGCCTGCACTCAGCCGCCTCCAGCCTTTTCCCCGGTCTCTCGGGGCCTGAGCGGGACACCAAGTAG
- the ZDHHC8 gene encoding palmitoyltransferase ZDHHC8 isoform X3, which translates to MPRSPGTRLKPAKYIPVATAAALLVGSSTLFFVFTCPWLTRAVSPAVPVYNGIIFLFVLANFSMATFMDPGVFPRADEDEDKEDDFRAPLYKNVDVRGIQVRMKWCATCHFYRPPRCSHCSVCDNCVEDFDHHCPWVNNCIGRRNYRYFFLFLLSLSAHMVGVVAFGLVYVLNHAEGLGAAHTTITMAVMCVAGLFFIPVIGLTGFHVVLVTRGRTTNEQVTGKFRGGVNPFTRGCYGNVEHVLCSPLAPRYVVEPPRLPLAARLKPPFLRPELLERAAPLKVKLSDNGLKAGLGRSKSKGSLDRLDEKPLDLGPPLPPKVEAGTFGGDLQTPRPSSAGEVPGPDSLTLGEDSIHSLDFASEPSLDLPDYTPGGLHAAYPPSPPLSAADTFSGALRSLSLKAASRRGGDHVALQPLRSEGGPPTPHRSIFAPHALPNRNGSLSYDSLLNPGSPSGHTCPAHPSAGMASYRSPYLHPGAVGDPPRPPPRSFSPVLGPRPREPSPVRYDNLSRTIMASIQERKDREERERLLRSQADSLFGDSGVYDAPSSYSLQQASVLSEGPRGPSLRYGSRDDLVAGPGFGGARNPALQTSLSSLSSAVSRAPRTSSSSLQADLANNNAPGPRPGSGSHRSPVRQGPPSPPSTPRSPSYAGPKAVAFIHTDLPESPPSLAMQRGRIGTCSRGWGRRGQPRVPPGLHLCHLGLPEDRPPLRAPWSPAARAPPRGAMCRLHSAASSLFPGLSGPERDTK; encoded by the exons ATGCCCCGCAGCCCCGGGACGCGCCTCAAACCCGCCAAGTACATCCCGGTGGCCACGGCCGCCGCGCTGCTGGTGGGCTCCAGCACCCTGTTCTTCGTGTTCAC GTGCCCATGGTTGACTCGAGCTGTGTCCCCAGCTGTTCCCGTCTACAATGGCATCATCTTCCTCTTTGTCCTGGCCAACTTCAGCATGGCCACCTTCATGGACCCTGGCGTCTTCCCCCGAG CGGATGAGGACGAGGATAAGGAGGATGACTTCCGGGCCCCGCTGTACAAGAATGTGGATGTACGGGGCATCCAGGTCCGAATGAAGTGGTGTGCAACCTGCCACTTCTACCGTCCACCTCGCTGTTCCCACTGCAGCGTCTGCGACAACTGCGTAGAG GACTTTGACCACCACTGCCCCTGGGTCAACAACTGCATTGGGCGCCGCAATTACCGTTACTTCTTCCTGTTCCTGCTGTCGCTCAGTGCACACATGGTGGGTGTCGTCGCCTTTGGCCTGGTCTATGTGCTGAACCACGCTGAGGGACTGGGAGCTGCCCACACTACCATCAC CATGGCCGTCATGTGTGTGGCTGGCCTCTTCTTCATCCCTGTCATCGGCCTCACTGGTTTCCATGTGGTGCTAGTCACTCGGGGGCGTACCACCAACGAGCAG GTGACGGGGAAGTTCCGTGGGGGAGTGAACCCCTTCACCCGAGGCTGCTATGGGAATGTGGAGCACGTGCTGTGCAGCCCTCTGGCACCCCG GTACGTGGTGGAGCCTCCCCGGCTGCCGCTGGCTGCTCGCCTGAAGCCTCCCTTCCTTCGGCCTGAGCTCCTGGAGCGAGCTGCCCCACTCAAGGTCAAGCTTAGTGACAACGGGCTGAAGGCTGGCCTGGGCCGCAGCAAG TCCAAGGGCAGTCTGGACCGGCTGGATGAGAAGCCGCTGGACCTGGGGCCGCCACTGCCCCCCAAGGTGGAGGCCGGCACGTTCGGAGGCGACCTGCAGACCCCACGCCCAAGCAGTGCTGGTGAG GTCCCGGGCCCTGACTCCCTGACATTAGGGGAGGACAGCATCCACAGCCTGGACTTTGCATCAGAGCCCAGCCTGGACCTCCCCGACTACACGCCCGGAGGCCTGCACGCAGCCTACCCGCCGTCCCCGCCACTCAGTGCTGCTGATACCTTTTCGGGTGCCTTGCGCTCCCTGAGCCTCAAGGCAGCAAGCCGGCGGGGCGGGGACCACGTGGCCCTGCAGCCTCTGCGCTCTGAGGGTgggccccccacaccccaccgcAGCATCTTTGCCCCCCACGCGCTGCCCAACCGCAATGGCAGCTTGTCCTATGACAGTCTGCTTAACCCTGGATCTCCCAGTGGCCACACATGCCCAGCCCACCCCTCGGCTGGCATGGCCAGCTACCGCTCGCCCTACCTGCACCCGGGGGCAGTGGGTGACCCGCCACGACCCCCGCCCCGTAGCTTTAGCCCGGTGCTGGGTCCCCGGCCACGGGAGCCCTCGCCTGTGCGCTATGACAACCTGTCCAGGACCATCATGGCCTCCATCCAGGAGCGCAAGGACAGGGAGGAGCGGGAACGGCTGCTGCGCTCTCAGGCCGACTCGCTCTTTGGCGACTCGGGCGTCTATGATGCGCCCAGTTCCTACAGCCTGCAGCAGGCCAGTGTGCTGTCCGAGGGCCCCCGGGGCCCTTCCCTGCGCTATGGCTCCAGAGATGACCTGGTGGCAGGGCCTGGCTTCGGTGGTGCCCGCAACCCCGCGCTGCAGACTTCACTGTCCTCGCTGTCCAGTGCCGTGAGCCGGGCACCGcggacctcctcctcctccctgcaggcTGACCTGGCCAACAACAACGCCCCTGGGCCTCGGCCTGGCAGCGGCTCGCACAGGTCCCCGGTGCGCCAgggcccaccctccccacccagcacACCCCGCTCACCCTCCTATGCAGGCCCCAAAGCTGTCGCCTTCATCCACACGGACCTCCCGGAGTCGCCACCCTCGCTGGCCATGCAGAG GGGGCGGATCGGCACCTGCAGCCGTGGATGGGGCCGGCGTGGCCAGCCCAGGGTGCCCCCCGGCCTGCACCTATGCCACCTTGGCCTCCCTGAGGACCGCCCGCCGCTGCGGGCACCCTGGAGCCCGGCCGCCAGGGCGCCTCCCCGAGGGGCTATGTGCCGCCTGCACTCAGCCGCCTCCAGCCTTTTCCCCGGTCTCTCGGGGCCTGAGCGGGACACCAAGTAG
- the ZDHHC8 gene encoding palmitoyltransferase ZDHHC8 isoform X1, translating into MPRSPGTRLKPAKYIPVATAAALLVGSSTLFFVFTCPWLTRAVSPAVPVYNGIIFLFVLANFSMATFMDPGVFPRADEDEDKEDDFRAPLYKNVDVRGIQVRMKWCATCHFYRPPRCSHCSVCDNCVEDFDHHCPWVNNCIGRRNYRYFFLFLLSLSAHMVGVVAFGLVYVLNHAEGLGAAHTTITMAVMCVAGLFFIPVIGLTGFHVVLVTRGRTTNEQVTGKFRGGVNPFTRGCYGNVEHVLCSPLAPRYVVEPPRLPLAARLKPPFLRPELLERAAPLKVKLSDNGLKAGLGRSKSKGSLDRLDEKPLDLGPPLPPKVEAGTFGGDLQTPRPSSAESALSVQRTSPPTPAMYKFRPAFPSGPKAPFCGPGEQVPGPDSLTLGEDSIHSLDFASEPSLDLPDYTPGGLHAAYPPSPPLSAADTFSGALRSLSLKAASRRGGDHVALQPLRSEGGPPTPHRSIFAPHALPNRNGSLSYDSLLNPGSPSGHTCPAHPSAGMASYRSPYLHPGAVGDPPRPPPRSFSPVLGPRPREPSPVRYDNLSRTIMASIQERKDREERERLLRSQADSLFGDSGVYDAPSSYSLQQASVLSEGPRGPSLRYGSRDDLVAGPGFGGARNPALQTSLSSLSSAVSRAPRTSSSSLQADLANNNAPGPRPGSGSHRSPVRQGPPSPPSTPRSPSYAGPKAVAFIHTDLPESPPSLAMQRGRIGTCSRGWGRRGQPRVPPGLHLCHLGLPEDRPPLRAPWSPAARAPPRGAMCRLHSAASSLFPGLSGPERDTK; encoded by the exons ATGCCCCGCAGCCCCGGGACGCGCCTCAAACCCGCCAAGTACATCCCGGTGGCCACGGCCGCCGCGCTGCTGGTGGGCTCCAGCACCCTGTTCTTCGTGTTCAC GTGCCCATGGTTGACTCGAGCTGTGTCCCCAGCTGTTCCCGTCTACAATGGCATCATCTTCCTCTTTGTCCTGGCCAACTTCAGCATGGCCACCTTCATGGACCCTGGCGTCTTCCCCCGAG CGGATGAGGACGAGGATAAGGAGGATGACTTCCGGGCCCCGCTGTACAAGAATGTGGATGTACGGGGCATCCAGGTCCGAATGAAGTGGTGTGCAACCTGCCACTTCTACCGTCCACCTCGCTGTTCCCACTGCAGCGTCTGCGACAACTGCGTAGAG GACTTTGACCACCACTGCCCCTGGGTCAACAACTGCATTGGGCGCCGCAATTACCGTTACTTCTTCCTGTTCCTGCTGTCGCTCAGTGCACACATGGTGGGTGTCGTCGCCTTTGGCCTGGTCTATGTGCTGAACCACGCTGAGGGACTGGGAGCTGCCCACACTACCATCAC CATGGCCGTCATGTGTGTGGCTGGCCTCTTCTTCATCCCTGTCATCGGCCTCACTGGTTTCCATGTGGTGCTAGTCACTCGGGGGCGTACCACCAACGAGCAG GTGACGGGGAAGTTCCGTGGGGGAGTGAACCCCTTCACCCGAGGCTGCTATGGGAATGTGGAGCACGTGCTGTGCAGCCCTCTGGCACCCCG GTACGTGGTGGAGCCTCCCCGGCTGCCGCTGGCTGCTCGCCTGAAGCCTCCCTTCCTTCGGCCTGAGCTCCTGGAGCGAGCTGCCCCACTCAAGGTCAAGCTTAGTGACAACGGGCTGAAGGCTGGCCTGGGCCGCAGCAAG TCCAAGGGCAGTCTGGACCGGCTGGATGAGAAGCCGCTGGACCTGGGGCCGCCACTGCCCCCCAAGGTGGAGGCCGGCACGTTCGGAGGCGACCTGCAGACCCCACGCCCAAGCAGTGCTG AGAGCGCCCTGTCGGTGCAGAGGACCAGCCCCCCGACACCTGCCATGTACAAGTTCCGGCCTGCTTTTCCCTCGGGTCCCAAGGCTCCCTTCTGCGGGCCTGGTGAGCAG GTCCCGGGCCCTGACTCCCTGACATTAGGGGAGGACAGCATCCACAGCCTGGACTTTGCATCAGAGCCCAGCCTGGACCTCCCCGACTACACGCCCGGAGGCCTGCACGCAGCCTACCCGCCGTCCCCGCCACTCAGTGCTGCTGATACCTTTTCGGGTGCCTTGCGCTCCCTGAGCCTCAAGGCAGCAAGCCGGCGGGGCGGGGACCACGTGGCCCTGCAGCCTCTGCGCTCTGAGGGTgggccccccacaccccaccgcAGCATCTTTGCCCCCCACGCGCTGCCCAACCGCAATGGCAGCTTGTCCTATGACAGTCTGCTTAACCCTGGATCTCCCAGTGGCCACACATGCCCAGCCCACCCCTCGGCTGGCATGGCCAGCTACCGCTCGCCCTACCTGCACCCGGGGGCAGTGGGTGACCCGCCACGACCCCCGCCCCGTAGCTTTAGCCCGGTGCTGGGTCCCCGGCCACGGGAGCCCTCGCCTGTGCGCTATGACAACCTGTCCAGGACCATCATGGCCTCCATCCAGGAGCGCAAGGACAGGGAGGAGCGGGAACGGCTGCTGCGCTCTCAGGCCGACTCGCTCTTTGGCGACTCGGGCGTCTATGATGCGCCCAGTTCCTACAGCCTGCAGCAGGCCAGTGTGCTGTCCGAGGGCCCCCGGGGCCCTTCCCTGCGCTATGGCTCCAGAGATGACCTGGTGGCAGGGCCTGGCTTCGGTGGTGCCCGCAACCCCGCGCTGCAGACTTCACTGTCCTCGCTGTCCAGTGCCGTGAGCCGGGCACCGcggacctcctcctcctccctgcaggcTGACCTGGCCAACAACAACGCCCCTGGGCCTCGGCCTGGCAGCGGCTCGCACAGGTCCCCGGTGCGCCAgggcccaccctccccacccagcacACCCCGCTCACCCTCCTATGCAGGCCCCAAAGCTGTCGCCTTCATCCACACGGACCTCCCGGAGTCGCCACCCTCGCTGGCCATGCAGAG GGGGCGGATCGGCACCTGCAGCCGTGGATGGGGCCGGCGTGGCCAGCCCAGGGTGCCCCCCGGCCTGCACCTATGCCACCTTGGCCTCCCTGAGGACCGCCCGCCGCTGCGGGCACCCTGGAGCCCGGCCGCCAGGGCGCCTCCCCGAGGGGCTATGTGCCGCCTGCACTCAGCCGCCTCCAGCCTTTTCCCCGGTCTCTCGGGGCCTGAGCGGGACACCAAGTAG
- the ZDHHC8 gene encoding palmitoyltransferase ZDHHC8 isoform X2, producing MPRSPGTRLKPAKYIPVATAAALLVGSSTLFFVFTCPWLTRAVSPAVPVYNGIIFLFVLANFSMATFMDPGVFPRADEDEDKEDDFRAPLYKNVDVRGIQVRMKWCATCHFYRPPRCSHCSVCDNCVEDFDHHCPWVNNCIGRRNYRYFFLFLLSLSAHMVGVVAFGLVYVLNHAEGLGAAHTTITMAVMCVAGLFFIPVIGLTGFHVVLVTRGRTTNEQVTGKFRGGVNPFTRGCYGNVEHVLCSPLAPRYVVEPPRLPLAARLKPPFLRPELLERAAPLKVKLSDNGLKAGLGRSKSKGSLDRLDEKPLDLGPPLPPKVEAGTFGGDLQTPRPSSAESALSVQRTSPPTPAMYKFRPAFPSGPKAPFCGPGEQVPGPDSLTLGEDSIHSLDFASEPSLDLPDYTPGGLHAAYPPSPPLSAADTFSGALRSLSLKAASRRGGDHVALQPLRSEGGPPTPHRSIFAPHALPNRNGSLSYDSLLNPGSPSGHTCPAHPSAGMASYRSPYLHPGAVGDPPRPPPRSFSPVLGPRPREPSPVRYDNLSRTIMASIQERKDREERERLLRSQADSLFGDSGVYDAPSSYSLQQASVLSEGPRGPSLRYGSRDDLVAGPGFGGARNPALQTSLSSLSSAVSRAPRTSSSSLQADLANNNAPGPRPGSGSHRSPVRQGPPSPPSTPRSPSYAGPKAVAFIHTDLPESPPSLAMQRDHPQLKTPPSKLNGQSPGLARLGPAAGPPGPSASPARHTLVKKVSGVGGTTYEISV from the exons ATGCCCCGCAGCCCCGGGACGCGCCTCAAACCCGCCAAGTACATCCCGGTGGCCACGGCCGCCGCGCTGCTGGTGGGCTCCAGCACCCTGTTCTTCGTGTTCAC GTGCCCATGGTTGACTCGAGCTGTGTCCCCAGCTGTTCCCGTCTACAATGGCATCATCTTCCTCTTTGTCCTGGCCAACTTCAGCATGGCCACCTTCATGGACCCTGGCGTCTTCCCCCGAG CGGATGAGGACGAGGATAAGGAGGATGACTTCCGGGCCCCGCTGTACAAGAATGTGGATGTACGGGGCATCCAGGTCCGAATGAAGTGGTGTGCAACCTGCCACTTCTACCGTCCACCTCGCTGTTCCCACTGCAGCGTCTGCGACAACTGCGTAGAG GACTTTGACCACCACTGCCCCTGGGTCAACAACTGCATTGGGCGCCGCAATTACCGTTACTTCTTCCTGTTCCTGCTGTCGCTCAGTGCACACATGGTGGGTGTCGTCGCCTTTGGCCTGGTCTATGTGCTGAACCACGCTGAGGGACTGGGAGCTGCCCACACTACCATCAC CATGGCCGTCATGTGTGTGGCTGGCCTCTTCTTCATCCCTGTCATCGGCCTCACTGGTTTCCATGTGGTGCTAGTCACTCGGGGGCGTACCACCAACGAGCAG GTGACGGGGAAGTTCCGTGGGGGAGTGAACCCCTTCACCCGAGGCTGCTATGGGAATGTGGAGCACGTGCTGTGCAGCCCTCTGGCACCCCG GTACGTGGTGGAGCCTCCCCGGCTGCCGCTGGCTGCTCGCCTGAAGCCTCCCTTCCTTCGGCCTGAGCTCCTGGAGCGAGCTGCCCCACTCAAGGTCAAGCTTAGTGACAACGGGCTGAAGGCTGGCCTGGGCCGCAGCAAG TCCAAGGGCAGTCTGGACCGGCTGGATGAGAAGCCGCTGGACCTGGGGCCGCCACTGCCCCCCAAGGTGGAGGCCGGCACGTTCGGAGGCGACCTGCAGACCCCACGCCCAAGCAGTGCTG AGAGCGCCCTGTCGGTGCAGAGGACCAGCCCCCCGACACCTGCCATGTACAAGTTCCGGCCTGCTTTTCCCTCGGGTCCCAAGGCTCCCTTCTGCGGGCCTGGTGAGCAG GTCCCGGGCCCTGACTCCCTGACATTAGGGGAGGACAGCATCCACAGCCTGGACTTTGCATCAGAGCCCAGCCTGGACCTCCCCGACTACACGCCCGGAGGCCTGCACGCAGCCTACCCGCCGTCCCCGCCACTCAGTGCTGCTGATACCTTTTCGGGTGCCTTGCGCTCCCTGAGCCTCAAGGCAGCAAGCCGGCGGGGCGGGGACCACGTGGCCCTGCAGCCTCTGCGCTCTGAGGGTgggccccccacaccccaccgcAGCATCTTTGCCCCCCACGCGCTGCCCAACCGCAATGGCAGCTTGTCCTATGACAGTCTGCTTAACCCTGGATCTCCCAGTGGCCACACATGCCCAGCCCACCCCTCGGCTGGCATGGCCAGCTACCGCTCGCCCTACCTGCACCCGGGGGCAGTGGGTGACCCGCCACGACCCCCGCCCCGTAGCTTTAGCCCGGTGCTGGGTCCCCGGCCACGGGAGCCCTCGCCTGTGCGCTATGACAACCTGTCCAGGACCATCATGGCCTCCATCCAGGAGCGCAAGGACAGGGAGGAGCGGGAACGGCTGCTGCGCTCTCAGGCCGACTCGCTCTTTGGCGACTCGGGCGTCTATGATGCGCCCAGTTCCTACAGCCTGCAGCAGGCCAGTGTGCTGTCCGAGGGCCCCCGGGGCCCTTCCCTGCGCTATGGCTCCAGAGATGACCTGGTGGCAGGGCCTGGCTTCGGTGGTGCCCGCAACCCCGCGCTGCAGACTTCACTGTCCTCGCTGTCCAGTGCCGTGAGCCGGGCACCGcggacctcctcctcctccctgcaggcTGACCTGGCCAACAACAACGCCCCTGGGCCTCGGCCTGGCAGCGGCTCGCACAGGTCCCCGGTGCGCCAgggcccaccctccccacccagcacACCCCGCTCACCCTCCTATGCAGGCCCCAAAGCTGTCGCCTTCATCCACACGGACCTCCCGGAGTCGCCACCCTCGCTGGCCATGCAGAG GGACCACCCTCAGCTGAAGACCCCCCCAAGTAAGCTTAACGGGCAGTCCCCGGGCCTGGCCCGCTTGGGGCCTGCTGCTGGCCCTCCAGGGCCCTCCGCCAGCCCTGCCCGGCACACGCTCGTTAAGAAGGTGTCCGGCGTGGGTGGGACCACGTACGAGATCTCAGTGTGA